CGTTGTGCAGCTGCCACTTGTCCCACAGCAGAACCATGGAAAAGCCAAAAATCACCCACAGGATGGTGCGGCGAATGTCGTTCATGAAGACTTCTTTGGTGAGGATGGGGGAGTGGTGGAAGGGGTGAGCCGGGAGAAAAGCCGCAGGCTGCGCGGCAGATCTTGCGGGACCGGATCATGGCCCCCCTCGCACCAGGGGTGGCAGCGTACCAGCCTGCGCACCGTCAGATAACTGCCTGCTGCGGCGCCGTGCTGCTCCAGCGCCTGCAGCGAATAGACCGAGCAGGTCGGCTCAAAGCGGCAGGCCGAGCCCAGCCAGGGGCTGAGGAACAGCCGGTAG
Above is a window of Acidovorax sp. KKS102 DNA encoding:
- the yidD gene encoding membrane protein insertion efficiency factor YidD, encoding MMQRLLIGVVKGYRLFLSPWLGSACRFEPTCSVYSLQALEQHGAAAGSYLTVRRLVRCHPWCEGGHDPVPQDLPRSLRLFSRLTPSTTPPSSPKKSS